The Lucilia cuprina isolate Lc7/37 chromosome 5, ASM2204524v1, whole genome shotgun sequence genome includes a window with the following:
- the LOC111691182 gene encoding lysosome-associated membrane glycoprotein 5, producing the protein MTKFLNFLSQSKLTSLRYEFLIITSILFSLMVTCCQGLQLSAFTTKTPRVTKYTTKSPASSSMNHDATTSLYRFNATNGITCILISVDGLISIKYRNKLNEDVEADLYLPDDPVLNGECVESNLEILSLEFKGFKLQMTFRKSSGGEGWYINLFELSYSSSNSLFEHPDRPGLDVKLTSPSHTPMYFPTPVGKSYVCDKEQTVVMYAPLDSGDQSGHIARLYLRDLHMQSFMFKESGNWGPSFHCSATGSYRDETAPLAVGTALAIAVLLTISGYGGWRYFKIKKVQYGTME; encoded by the exons atgaccaaattcttaaattttttgagTCAATCAAAACTAACGTCACTACGCTATGAATTTTTGATAATTACAAGTATACTTTTCTCTTTAATGG ttaCATGCTGTCAAGGTCTgcagctaagcgcatttactaCCAAAACTCCCAGGGTTACCAAGTACACAACTAAATCACCAGCG TCTTCTTCTATGAATCATGATGCCACAACTTCCCTTTATCGCTTTAACGCCACTAATGGTATTACTTGCATACTCATTAGTGTTGATGGAttaattagtattaaatatCGAAACAAACTAAATGAAGATGTCGAGGCTGATCTATATTTACCCGACGATCCTGTCTTAAATGGCGAATGTGTCGAATCAAATTTGGAGATATTGTCATTAGAATTTAAGGGATTTAAATTGCAAATGACATTTAGAAAG TCATCTGGTGGCGAAGGATGGTATATCAATCTATTTGAACTGAGTTATTCATCATCAAATTCATTATTTGAACATCCAGATCGTCCTGGATTAGACGTTAAGTTAACATCACCTTCACATACACCCATGTACTTCCCAACGCCAGTGGGTAAATCTTATGTCTGCGATAAAGAACAAACAGTTGTAATGTATGCACCATTGGACTCAGGAGACCAGTCAGGTCATATTGCACGCTTATATCTAAGGGATTTACATATGCAGAGTTTTATGTTTAAGGAGAGCGGCAATTGGGGACCATCATTTCATTGCAGCGCTACGGGTTCATACAGGGATGAAACTGCGCCATTGGCAGTGGGAACTGCTCTAGCGATAGCGGTACTATTAACAATTTCCGGTTATGGTGGATGGAG atattttaaaattaaaaaggtgcAATATGGCACTATGgagtaa
- the LOC111691159 gene encoding long-chain-fatty-acid--CoA ligase 5 isoform X2, protein MSCCGQVTTIRVPIEMGAQSDVLKIKYDPRLDINRRGPEQIHVSKFYKESKNGKFVSYITENVRTLYHTFREGAYASNNGPCLGWRETLSSPYQWINYDEALLRAKNFGSGLLALGARPKQLIGIYSQNRPEWILYEQGCYCFSLVVVPLYDTLGPDACAFIIRQTEMSIVVVEDDAKAIMLLDKAPRSLKIIVAVKPIRQTTLEKARSRGIQIFSFIDVEKLGAKNNHVEVPPTTEDLCTVCYTSGTTGNPKGVMLTHGNVVAGVCSVILQLGDHRIRAGDVMISFLPLAHMFERCCENGMYYVGGCVGFYSGDVKELTNDLKMLKPTVMPAVPRLLNRVYDKIQNEIAASSIKRALFNMALKAKEKEISRGILRRNGCWDKMVFKKVHQAFGGNLRLMVVGSAPLAGNVLTFMRCALGCLVVEGYGQTECTGAITLTVQGDYIPNHVGPPVSCNAVKLVDVPEMEYYANQNTGEVCVRGSNVFHGYYKDPERTAEAIDTEGWHHTGDVGMWLPNGTLRIIDRRKHIFKLSQGEYIVPEKIENIYTLSQYVNQVFVYGESLKSCIVAVVVPDVDVLKQWATENNVRGTLSVLCNNPDVKNLILTDMLKYGKQSGLKSFEQVKDIYLHPDPFSVQNGLLTPTFKSKRPQLKSYFKPQLEDMYKHLD, encoded by the exons ATGTCTTGCTGCGGTCAAGTAACTACAATACGTGTACCCATTGAAATGGGTGCTCAGAGTGATGTTTTAAAG ataaaatatgaTCCTCGTCTAGATATAAATCGTCGG GGTCCTGAACAAATTcatgtttcaaaattttataaagagtcTAAGAATGGAAAATTCGTGTCATATATCACAGAGAATGTACGTACATTATATCACACATTTCGTGAAGGTGCTTATGCCTCCAATAATGGACCCTGTCTAGGATGGCGTGAGACATTATCATCACCATATCAG TGGATCAATTACGATGAAGCCTTATTACGTGCTAAAAATTTTGGTTCGGGGCTGCTTGCTTTAGGTGCACGGCCCAAACAGTTAATTGGCATCTATTCACAAAATCGACCGGAATGGATTTTATATGAACAGGGCTGTTACTGTTTTTCGCTAGTAGTAGTGCCGCTCTATGATACACTAGGACCAGATGCATGTGCTTTTATTATACGACAGACTGAAATGTCGATCGTGGTTGTAGAAGACGATGCCAAAGCAATTATGTTGCTGGATAAGGCTCCTCGCTCCTTGAAAATAATCGTGGCTGTAAAGCCAATCAGGCAAACAACATTGGAAAAGGCACGCAGCCGTGGCATAcagattttttcatttatagacGTTGAAAAACTTGGTGCCAAAAACAACCATGTTGAAGTGCCGCCCACTACAGAAGATTTGTGCACGGTGTGCTACACATCCGGCACTACAGGCAATCCTAAAGGTGTAATGTTAACCCATGGCAATGTTGTGGCAGGTGTATGTTCAGTGATTTTACAGTTGG GTGATCATCGTATTCGTGCGGGCGATGTTATGATTTCTTTCCTGCCTTTGGCTCATATGTTCGAGCGTTGTTGTGAAAATGGCATGTACTACGTTGGTGGCTGTGTAGGATTCTATTCGGGAGATGTTAAAGAATTGACGAATGATCTAAAAATGCTCAAGCCAACTGTAATGCCCGCCGTGCCTCGTCTTTTAAATCGTGTCTAcgataaaattcaaaatgaaataGCTGCCTCGTCCATTAAAAGAGCTTTATTCAACATGGCTTTAAAAGccaaagagaaagaaatatcgaGGGGTATATTAAGGCGCAATGGTTGTTGGGATAAAATGGTCTTCAAAAAAGTCCATCAAG CTTTCGGTGGAAATTTGAGATTAATGGTAGTCGGTTCTGCTCCCTTGGCTGGCAACGTTTTAACATTTATGCGCTGTGCTTTGGGATGTTTAGTTGTGGAGGGCTATGGTCAAACTGAATGTACTGGAGCTATTACTTTAACAGTACAGGGTGACTATATACCTAATCATGTTGGTCCACCTGTGTCCTGTAACGCGGTCaag TTAGTAGATGTGCCAGAAATGGAGTACTATGCAAATCAAAATACTGGTGAAGTTTGTGTTCGAGGTTCTAACGTGTTCCATGG GTACTATAAAGATCCTGAAAGAACTGCCGAGGCCATCGATACTGAGGGTTGGCATCATACAGGTGACGTTGGCATGTGGTTACCGAATGGAACCTTGCGAATTATTGATCGTCGTAAGCATATCTTCAAACTGAGCCAGGGCGAATACATTGTAcccgaaaaaattgaaaatatttatactttgaGTCAATATGTCAATCAAGTTTTTGTATACGGAGAAAGTCTAAAG AGTTGCATAGTGGCTGTAGTAGTGCCAGATGTGGATGTTTTAAAACAATGGGCCACAGAGAATAATGTGCGTGGTACCTTGTCGGTTTTGTGCAATAATCCTGACGTTAAAAATCTTATACTGACAGACATGTTGAAATATGGTAAACAAAGTGGATTGAAATCATTTGAACAG GTGAAAGACATTTATTTACATCCTGATCCATTTTCAGTACAAAATGGTTTATTGACTCCGACTTTCAAATCGAAACGGCCACAATTGAAAAGTTACTTTAAACCCCAACTGGAGgatatgtataaacatttagATTAA
- the LOC111691159 gene encoding long-chain-fatty-acid--CoA ligase 5 isoform X3, giving the protein MSCCGQVTTIRVPIEMGAQSDVLKGPEQIHVSKFYKESKNGKFVSYITENVRTLYHTFREGAYASNNGPCLGWRETLSSPYQWINYDEALLRAKNFGSGLLALGARPKQLIGIYSQNRPEWILYEQGCYCFSLVVVPLYDTLGPDACAFIIRQTEMSIVVVEDDAKAIMLLDKAPRSLKIIVAVKPIRQTTLEKARSRGIQIFSFIDVEKLGAKNNHVEVPPTTEDLCTVCYTSGTTGNPKGVMLTHGNVVAGVCSVILQLGDHRIRAGDVMISFLPLAHMFERCCENGMYYVGGCVGFYSGDVKELTNDLKMLKPTVMPAVPRLLNRVYDKIQNEIAASSIKRALFNMALKAKEKEISRGILRRNGCWDKMVFKKVHQAFGGNLRLMVVGSAPLAGNVLTFMRCALGCLVVEGYGQTECTGAITLTVQGDYIPNHVGPPVSCNAVKLVDVPEMEYYANQNTGEVCVRGSNVFHGYYKDPERTAEAIDTEGWHHTGDVGMWLPNGTLRIIDRRKHIFKLSQGEYIVPEKIENIYTLSQYVNQVFVYGESLKSCIVAVVVPDVDVLKQWATENNVRGTLSVLCNNPDVKNLILTDMLKYGKQSGLKSFEQVKDIYLHPDPFSVQNGLLTPTFKSKRPQLKSYFKPQLEDMYKHLD; this is encoded by the exons ATGTCTTGCTGCGGTCAAGTAACTACAATACGTGTACCCATTGAAATGGGTGCTCAGAGTGATGTTTTAAAG GGTCCTGAACAAATTcatgtttcaaaattttataaagagtcTAAGAATGGAAAATTCGTGTCATATATCACAGAGAATGTACGTACATTATATCACACATTTCGTGAAGGTGCTTATGCCTCCAATAATGGACCCTGTCTAGGATGGCGTGAGACATTATCATCACCATATCAG TGGATCAATTACGATGAAGCCTTATTACGTGCTAAAAATTTTGGTTCGGGGCTGCTTGCTTTAGGTGCACGGCCCAAACAGTTAATTGGCATCTATTCACAAAATCGACCGGAATGGATTTTATATGAACAGGGCTGTTACTGTTTTTCGCTAGTAGTAGTGCCGCTCTATGATACACTAGGACCAGATGCATGTGCTTTTATTATACGACAGACTGAAATGTCGATCGTGGTTGTAGAAGACGATGCCAAAGCAATTATGTTGCTGGATAAGGCTCCTCGCTCCTTGAAAATAATCGTGGCTGTAAAGCCAATCAGGCAAACAACATTGGAAAAGGCACGCAGCCGTGGCATAcagattttttcatttatagacGTTGAAAAACTTGGTGCCAAAAACAACCATGTTGAAGTGCCGCCCACTACAGAAGATTTGTGCACGGTGTGCTACACATCCGGCACTACAGGCAATCCTAAAGGTGTAATGTTAACCCATGGCAATGTTGTGGCAGGTGTATGTTCAGTGATTTTACAGTTGG GTGATCATCGTATTCGTGCGGGCGATGTTATGATTTCTTTCCTGCCTTTGGCTCATATGTTCGAGCGTTGTTGTGAAAATGGCATGTACTACGTTGGTGGCTGTGTAGGATTCTATTCGGGAGATGTTAAAGAATTGACGAATGATCTAAAAATGCTCAAGCCAACTGTAATGCCCGCCGTGCCTCGTCTTTTAAATCGTGTCTAcgataaaattcaaaatgaaataGCTGCCTCGTCCATTAAAAGAGCTTTATTCAACATGGCTTTAAAAGccaaagagaaagaaatatcgaGGGGTATATTAAGGCGCAATGGTTGTTGGGATAAAATGGTCTTCAAAAAAGTCCATCAAG CTTTCGGTGGAAATTTGAGATTAATGGTAGTCGGTTCTGCTCCCTTGGCTGGCAACGTTTTAACATTTATGCGCTGTGCTTTGGGATGTTTAGTTGTGGAGGGCTATGGTCAAACTGAATGTACTGGAGCTATTACTTTAACAGTACAGGGTGACTATATACCTAATCATGTTGGTCCACCTGTGTCCTGTAACGCGGTCaag TTAGTAGATGTGCCAGAAATGGAGTACTATGCAAATCAAAATACTGGTGAAGTTTGTGTTCGAGGTTCTAACGTGTTCCATGG GTACTATAAAGATCCTGAAAGAACTGCCGAGGCCATCGATACTGAGGGTTGGCATCATACAGGTGACGTTGGCATGTGGTTACCGAATGGAACCTTGCGAATTATTGATCGTCGTAAGCATATCTTCAAACTGAGCCAGGGCGAATACATTGTAcccgaaaaaattgaaaatatttatactttgaGTCAATATGTCAATCAAGTTTTTGTATACGGAGAAAGTCTAAAG AGTTGCATAGTGGCTGTAGTAGTGCCAGATGTGGATGTTTTAAAACAATGGGCCACAGAGAATAATGTGCGTGGTACCTTGTCGGTTTTGTGCAATAATCCTGACGTTAAAAATCTTATACTGACAGACATGTTGAAATATGGTAAACAAAGTGGATTGAAATCATTTGAACAG GTGAAAGACATTTATTTACATCCTGATCCATTTTCAGTACAAAATGGTTTATTGACTCCGACTTTCAAATCGAAACGGCCACAATTGAAAAGTTACTTTAAACCCCAACTGGAGgatatgtataaacatttagATTAA
- the LOC111691159 gene encoding long-chain-fatty-acid--CoA ligase 5 isoform X1, producing the protein MSPEKSIWAYVNHFIMSNISYLFDEIDGYLYYFGGTAGVLTLTGIAAASAYYFASRPIPEKPLVPLENQSPILEGPEQIHVSKFYKESKNGKFVSYITENVRTLYHTFREGAYASNNGPCLGWRETLSSPYQWINYDEALLRAKNFGSGLLALGARPKQLIGIYSQNRPEWILYEQGCYCFSLVVVPLYDTLGPDACAFIIRQTEMSIVVVEDDAKAIMLLDKAPRSLKIIVAVKPIRQTTLEKARSRGIQIFSFIDVEKLGAKNNHVEVPPTTEDLCTVCYTSGTTGNPKGVMLTHGNVVAGVCSVILQLGDHRIRAGDVMISFLPLAHMFERCCENGMYYVGGCVGFYSGDVKELTNDLKMLKPTVMPAVPRLLNRVYDKIQNEIAASSIKRALFNMALKAKEKEISRGILRRNGCWDKMVFKKVHQAFGGNLRLMVVGSAPLAGNVLTFMRCALGCLVVEGYGQTECTGAITLTVQGDYIPNHVGPPVSCNAVKLVDVPEMEYYANQNTGEVCVRGSNVFHGYYKDPERTAEAIDTEGWHHTGDVGMWLPNGTLRIIDRRKHIFKLSQGEYIVPEKIENIYTLSQYVNQVFVYGESLKSCIVAVVVPDVDVLKQWATENNVRGTLSVLCNNPDVKNLILTDMLKYGKQSGLKSFEQVKDIYLHPDPFSVQNGLLTPTFKSKRPQLKSYFKPQLEDMYKHLD; encoded by the exons ATGTCGCCAGAAAAGTCAATTTGGGCATACGTTAATCACTTCATAATGAGCAACATTTCATATTTAT TTGATGAAATTGATGGATATCTTTACTATTTTGGAGGTACAGCTGGAGTTTTAACCCTTACAGGTATAGCTGCTGCTTCAGCTTATTATTTTGCTTCACGTCCCATACCGGAAAAACCATTAGTGCCTCTAGAGAATCAATCACCAATATTAGAA GGTCCTGAACAAATTcatgtttcaaaattttataaagagtcTAAGAATGGAAAATTCGTGTCATATATCACAGAGAATGTACGTACATTATATCACACATTTCGTGAAGGTGCTTATGCCTCCAATAATGGACCCTGTCTAGGATGGCGTGAGACATTATCATCACCATATCAG TGGATCAATTACGATGAAGCCTTATTACGTGCTAAAAATTTTGGTTCGGGGCTGCTTGCTTTAGGTGCACGGCCCAAACAGTTAATTGGCATCTATTCACAAAATCGACCGGAATGGATTTTATATGAACAGGGCTGTTACTGTTTTTCGCTAGTAGTAGTGCCGCTCTATGATACACTAGGACCAGATGCATGTGCTTTTATTATACGACAGACTGAAATGTCGATCGTGGTTGTAGAAGACGATGCCAAAGCAATTATGTTGCTGGATAAGGCTCCTCGCTCCTTGAAAATAATCGTGGCTGTAAAGCCAATCAGGCAAACAACATTGGAAAAGGCACGCAGCCGTGGCATAcagattttttcatttatagacGTTGAAAAACTTGGTGCCAAAAACAACCATGTTGAAGTGCCGCCCACTACAGAAGATTTGTGCACGGTGTGCTACACATCCGGCACTACAGGCAATCCTAAAGGTGTAATGTTAACCCATGGCAATGTTGTGGCAGGTGTATGTTCAGTGATTTTACAGTTGG GTGATCATCGTATTCGTGCGGGCGATGTTATGATTTCTTTCCTGCCTTTGGCTCATATGTTCGAGCGTTGTTGTGAAAATGGCATGTACTACGTTGGTGGCTGTGTAGGATTCTATTCGGGAGATGTTAAAGAATTGACGAATGATCTAAAAATGCTCAAGCCAACTGTAATGCCCGCCGTGCCTCGTCTTTTAAATCGTGTCTAcgataaaattcaaaatgaaataGCTGCCTCGTCCATTAAAAGAGCTTTATTCAACATGGCTTTAAAAGccaaagagaaagaaatatcgaGGGGTATATTAAGGCGCAATGGTTGTTGGGATAAAATGGTCTTCAAAAAAGTCCATCAAG CTTTCGGTGGAAATTTGAGATTAATGGTAGTCGGTTCTGCTCCCTTGGCTGGCAACGTTTTAACATTTATGCGCTGTGCTTTGGGATGTTTAGTTGTGGAGGGCTATGGTCAAACTGAATGTACTGGAGCTATTACTTTAACAGTACAGGGTGACTATATACCTAATCATGTTGGTCCACCTGTGTCCTGTAACGCGGTCaag TTAGTAGATGTGCCAGAAATGGAGTACTATGCAAATCAAAATACTGGTGAAGTTTGTGTTCGAGGTTCTAACGTGTTCCATGG GTACTATAAAGATCCTGAAAGAACTGCCGAGGCCATCGATACTGAGGGTTGGCATCATACAGGTGACGTTGGCATGTGGTTACCGAATGGAACCTTGCGAATTATTGATCGTCGTAAGCATATCTTCAAACTGAGCCAGGGCGAATACATTGTAcccgaaaaaattgaaaatatttatactttgaGTCAATATGTCAATCAAGTTTTTGTATACGGAGAAAGTCTAAAG AGTTGCATAGTGGCTGTAGTAGTGCCAGATGTGGATGTTTTAAAACAATGGGCCACAGAGAATAATGTGCGTGGTACCTTGTCGGTTTTGTGCAATAATCCTGACGTTAAAAATCTTATACTGACAGACATGTTGAAATATGGTAAACAAAGTGGATTGAAATCATTTGAACAG GTGAAAGACATTTATTTACATCCTGATCCATTTTCAGTACAAAATGGTTTATTGACTCCGACTTTCAAATCGAAACGGCCACAATTGAAAAGTTACTTTAAACCCCAACTGGAGgatatgtataaacatttagATTAA